A stretch of Janibacter endophyticus DNA encodes these proteins:
- a CDS encoding helix-turn-helix transcriptional regulator has translation MSTSDEAPGLLRSAVRRDIVDTLANLDGSAREDGLTAREIGAQVGLHASTVRFHLDQLVAAGLLTSHFVRSHGAGRPSKKYAVPAGNLHAADTSESYAVLAGLLAEMFAERGPDDTPLTAEQAGAAWAHRHAPGIVEVAPSTEPARTAGAWLSKVGLMIDVLRDWGYTPSLRTEDGGRTAEVDLVHCPFLPLARTHPEVVCAVHRGLMRGTLEVFGEDDVELSLTPFVEPHRCLAHMTTRTPFAPTRGART, from the coding sequence CCGGGCTGCTGCGCTCAGCAGTACGGCGCGACATCGTCGACACGCTCGCCAATCTTGACGGGAGCGCCCGTGAGGACGGACTAACGGCACGTGAGATCGGCGCTCAGGTCGGCCTCCACGCGAGCACCGTGCGCTTCCACCTCGACCAGCTCGTCGCCGCAGGGCTGCTCACCAGCCACTTCGTCCGCTCGCACGGCGCCGGCCGCCCGAGCAAGAAGTACGCCGTCCCGGCCGGCAACCTCCACGCCGCCGACACCTCGGAGTCCTACGCGGTCCTCGCCGGCCTCCTCGCGGAGATGTTTGCCGAGCGCGGGCCGGACGACACCCCCCTGACCGCGGAGCAGGCCGGCGCGGCCTGGGCCCACCGTCACGCCCCCGGGATCGTGGAGGTCGCCCCGAGCACCGAGCCCGCGCGCACCGCCGGCGCCTGGCTGAGCAAGGTCGGCCTGATGATCGACGTGCTCCGCGACTGGGGGTACACCCCCAGCCTGCGCACGGAGGACGGCGGCCGCACCGCCGAGGTCGACCTCGTCCACTGCCCCTTCCTCCCGCTGGCCCGCACCCACCCCGAGGTGGTCTGCGCCGTCCATCGAGGGCTGATGCGCGGCACGCTCGAGGTCTTCGGCGAGGATGACGTCGAGCTCAGCCTCACCCCCTTCGTCGAGCCGCATCGCTGCCTGGCGCACATGACCACCCGCACGCCCTTCGCCCCCACCCGAGGAGCCCGCACATGA